The nucleotide window CCACGGGGACGATGCGCACCGGAGCGCCCTCTCGCACGGCACTCAGCGCGATGCGCGAGGCCCCCGTCTTCAGCTCCGCGAGCCCGGGCTCCGAGTGGCTCTTGCCCTCGGGGAAGATGGTGATGGCGCGGCCCTGCACGAGCGCGCCCTTGGCCGCGTCGAGCGTGCCCTCGTTGCCGCCCATCTTCGTCGGGTCATCCTGCTTGCGGTACACCGGCAGCGCGTCGAGCCCCTTCAGCAGCCAGCCGATGACGGGCATGCGGAACAGCGGGGCCTTCGCGAGGAACGTCACCTTGCGGCGCGTGAGGATGAAGACGAGCCCCGGGTCGATGAGCCCATTGGGGTGGTTGCCCACGAAGAGCACGGGCCCCTCGGGCTCGGCGCCGGAGGCATTCACCTTCACCCGGTAGAACAGGCGCAGACACACCGCCACCACGGCACGGACACAGGCGTAGAACACGCCGAGGACTGTACCTCACGCCGCGAGGCCGGCGCTCACGGGTACTTGTCCACCACCAGGATGACGCCCGTGTTGTCCTGCACCACGGAGAACCCCTTCATCGGGCTCGGGTAGGCAATCAACCCCTCGCCATCGCGGTCCCACCGTGCGTCGAGGAGGATTCCGCAGAACGGCACGGACATGGCGCCGCTCTCCGGCAGGAAGACGCGGTCATAGCGGCCGAACACGCGGTGCTTCGTCACATAGAGCCGCCCGCCGATGCGCGCGCCGGGCAGCACCTTCTCCCCCTCGTCCCGGGGCAGCGCGATGACGAAGCTGTAGTTGTACCGAGCCGGTCCCGGATGGTCCTGGATGGCGTCCACGATGACCGGGAGCTTGTCGCCGGGCTTGAGCCCCAGCCGCTCCATCTGCACCAGCGCGCCCTTCGGACACGTCCCCTCCGGCGGCATCCACTTGGGACGCTCCGGCGCGTCGATGACGTCCTGCGTGTGACGACACCCCGCGCCCCAGAGGCCCGTCAGCAGCAGCGCCATCCACCCCGTGGACCCGAGCCTCATCAGAACGTCCCGATGCTGAAGTGGAACTGCGTGCGCGCCTCGTTCACTTCCTCGTCCGGGTCCAGGTTGAAGCCCACGTCGAACGCGAGCGGACCCACCGGCGTCATGTACCGCAGGCCCAGGCCCGCCGCGTAGCGCAGCCGCTCCAAGTCCAACCGCGTCCTGTCCAGCCACAGGTTGCCCGCTTCGAAGAACAGGCCCAGATCCAACGACGTCAGCGCCGGCAGCCGCAGCTCCGCCTTGCCCAGCGTGAAGAGCTCACCACCCTGGCTCGCCGGCACCTGCCCCGCGAGCACCGCCTTCAGCTCACCCGAGCACCCCGTCGGGCTGATGAGCGAGCGACAGTCGCGCAGCCGCTGATGCAGCGCCTCGCGCACGTCCTCGGGCAGCACGCCGTCCTCGCGGAAGCCGCGCAGGCTCGACGAGCCGCCCAGGTAGAACAGCTTCGAGCCGATGGGCTGCGCGCCCGTCTCCATCGGGACGATGGTGCCCGCGCGCGCCGACAGCGCGAGGCTCGCCCTGCGCCCCAGCGGGATGTAGCCACTGAGGCTGCTCGCCAGCTTCAGGCCGTTGATGGGGAACGCGGGCACGGCGTTGCCCGCGACGTCCGTGGGGCTCACGCTGATGCCGCGCGTGAGCTCCGCGCTGCTGATGAGCACCAGACCGCGCCGAGGGTTCGTCGCGTCGTCACGGAAGTCGAGCGTGATTGCGGGCCGGAGCGAGTGCAGCACGAAGTCGCCGAACGGATAGCGCAGCCGCTCCTGGTCCGCGCGGTTGAGCAACTCCAGCACGCCGGCGCGCGAGCGCAGCCGGTTGTTCTCCACTTCGTACGACAGCGAGACGTTGAACCAGGACGCCACCGCCCAGTCCAACGCCGCCGCCGCCGCGAGCCGCGAGGACACGTACGAGGGCCGGTGCACACGCTCCGCAATCAGGTCCAGTCGTGCGCCCACCTCGAACGGCAACAGGAAGTACAGGCGAGGCTGCGCCAGCGCGAGGTTGCCACGGCCGCCCAGCCCGCTGAGCCCCTGGAGTTCCACGTCGCAGCCCGCCGACGCCGCGCCACCAGACTGCTCACACGCAATCCGCCGGTCCGCCGACAACGCCTCCGCGCTCCAGCCCGCGTAGTTCACCTTGCCGCGCGCCAGCAGGCTCAGGCCCAGTCCATCCAGGTTGCGGTACGCCGTGTCCAGGGTGATTCGGGGACCGTCGACGAGGAAGTAGCCGCCGGACACCTGTCCATCCAGACGGGGCCGCTCGTGCACCGTCACCACCACGTCCTTGGACTCCTCGCGCCGCGTGGGGTCCGCGAGCGCCACGTCCACCTGACGGAACAGGCCCAGCCGCGCGAGCCTGCGCTGACCCTCTGTGAGCGAGTCCATGGCCAGCGGCTCGCCCTCCTTCAGGTTGAGGTTGGCCATGATGAGGTCCGGGTCCGTGCGCGTCAGGCCCTGCACCAGCACCTTGCCCACCTTCACCTGCGGGCCCTTGTCCGCCAGGAACACCACCGTCGCGACCTTGTCGCCCTCCTCCAACGAGGACTTCGTCGTGACACGGGCGAAGAGGTAGCCCTGCGTGCCCAATCCACGCTCCAGCGCCACACGCGCCGCCTCCACCGCCTCGAAGCTCAGCGGCATCCCCTCGTGCACCCCCATGCCCGAGGCTGTCGCGCGCGCGGCCTTGTCATCCGGGAACCCATTGGGGACGACCTGCTTCACGCGCGTCTGCGGCCCCTCCACCACGTCGAAGTCCGCCGCCGCCGTGCGCGTGCGCGCATCCACCGTCAGACCCCGGAGCGTCACCACCACCGACAGGAAGCCCCGCTCGCGGTACTGCTCCATCATCGACTCCGTGGCCTCGAGCCACGCGTCCTCGACGTACACCGTGGCCGGGTCCGGCACGGGCTCCGTGGCCTCGGGCCGACGGCCGTGACGACCCTCGACGTCCAGCGGGTCATCCTGGAGCCGCAGGTCCAGCTCCGGCTGAAGCTCCCCGGCGCGGATGCGCTCCGCCAGCACCTCCCGCAACGTGCCCGAGCCCAACGACGCGTTGCCATGGAAGCGGACGTCGCTGACACGCAGCGGCTGCCCCTCGTCCACGTCGAAGGCCAGCACCGCCACCTCACCATCCGGCCGCAGCACCTCGCGAGGACGCACGCGTGCGTCGTGGAACCCTCGGTGCCGGTAGAACGACTCCACCCGCCGCGCCAGCCGTCCGGCCACCACCTCGTCGAGCGGCTCGGCCACGTCGTACGCCAGCACCCGCTCCAGCACCTCGGCCGTGAAGCGGTGGTTGCCGTGGAAGCGGACGCTGTAGCGAGGCCCCGCCGACAGCGGCACCGACACCGACGCGGCGCTGCCCTCCACCAGCACCGCGGGCGTGCCCACCTGCGCGCGCCAGTGCCCCGCCTCGCGCAACACCGTGCGCAATTGGTCCAGCCCCGCGTCCAGCCGCACGCGGTCGAACACCTCGCCGGGGCGCATCGCGAGCGCCGCCAGCAAACGAGGCAGCGGCAGGCCCGGGCTGCCGGAGAAGTTCACCTGGCGCACCAGCGTCGGCTGCCCCTCGGTGACGTGCAGCGACACCTGGATGCCCGAAGGCAGCGGCTCCTGCGTGGCCGTCACGCGCACGGAGTCGTAGCCCTTGCGCTGATACGCCTGGAGCACACCGGACACGGCGCCCTCCAGTTCCTCCTGGTCCAGCGGGCCGCCCTCGAGCAGGCCGCTGGCGTCGAGCAGCTCCCCGTCCGTCAGCACCTGGTTTCCGTCGAAGCGAAGCCGCGCCAGCCGCGACACGGGCGTGAGCTGGAACACCAGCCGCACCCCGCCGCGCACGTCCTCCGCGCGCGCCACCACGTCCGAGAACCGCCCCGTGGCCCACAGCCGCTCCACCGAGCGACGCACCAACGAGGGCATCAGCGCCTGGCCCTTGCGCACCGCCACCAGTCCGCTGAGCCCCTCGGCGTCCTCGCCTCCGGGCAGGTGCAGCTCCACGGCCACCACGTTCTGACCGGCGGCACGAGCCTCGGGCGCCTGGGCGCGCGCGGAGGCCGAGACCAGGACGCACAGCCAGAGCCCCAGCGCCACCGCGGCGCGGGCTACTCGACCTCCCAGCTGAGCTTCAGCTCGAGCCCGAGGTTGCCAAACGAGGCTTCGCTGTTCTCGTTGTCCCACTGGGCCTGCGCGGAAAGTCTGTCGTCGAAGCGGTACTCGGCACGCGCCCGCGTTCCGCGCCCACTCACCGGTTGAGTCATCCCGATTTTAAGCTGCTCGCTGAGGAACTTCGACTCCAGTTGCGCGGTGGGCTCCGCTTGTCGGGTGGCGTCATTGTAGGTGGTGGATATCTGGAGGGACAAATCCCTCAGCACTGGATTGCTGGGAAGAAACCGCTGGACCTGCCGGTCCAGACCCGACGCGTTGAAGAGGGCCTCGGCCGCCAGCCCGGCCCCGGCCGACGCCGCGGTGTCCCGGTCCGACGAGGTGAACCCCAGGGTGAGCAGGGAGACGATGTCCCCTTCCACCAGCGCGGGCTCCGAGGAGAGCAGAATCTGCGGGTCCGTGGGCTTGCCGAAGGCGTGCAGCTTCACCACGAACTCGCGCACCTGCGTCTGGGCCTGGACCTCGAAGACGGGCTCCAGGCTGTTGGCGTCCT belongs to Myxococcus fulvus and includes:
- a CDS encoding POTRA domain-containing protein, translated to MALGLWLCVLVSASARAQAPEARAAGQNVVAVELHLPGGEDAEGLSGLVAVRKGQALMPSLVRRSVERLWATGRFSDVVARAEDVRGGVRLVFQLTPVSRLARLRFDGNQVLTDGELLDASGLLEGGPLDQEELEGAVSGVLQAYQRKGYDSVRVTATQEPLPSGIQVSLHVTEGQPTLVRQVNFSGSPGLPLPRLLAALAMRPGEVFDRVRLDAGLDQLRTVLREAGHWRAQVGTPAVLVEGSAASVSVPLSAGPRYSVRFHGNHRFTAEVLERVLAYDVAEPLDEVVAGRLARRVESFYRHRGFHDARVRPREVLRPDGEVAVLAFDVDEGQPLRVSDVRFHGNASLGSGTLREVLAERIRAGELQPELDLRLQDDPLDVEGRHGRRPEATEPVPDPATVYVEDAWLEATESMMEQYRERGFLSVVVTLRGLTVDARTRTAAADFDVVEGPQTRVKQVVPNGFPDDKAARATASGMGVHEGMPLSFEAVEAARVALERGLGTQGYLFARVTTKSSLEEGDKVATVVFLADKGPQVKVGKVLVQGLTRTDPDLIMANLNLKEGEPLAMDSLTEGQRRLARLGLFRQVDVALADPTRREESKDVVVTVHERPRLDGQVSGGYFLVDGPRITLDTAYRNLDGLGLSLLARGKVNYAGWSAEALSADRRIACEQSGGAASAGCDVELQGLSGLGGRGNLALAQPRLYFLLPFEVGARLDLIAERVHRPSYVSSRLAAAAALDWAVASWFNVSLSYEVENNRLRSRAGVLELLNRADQERLRYPFGDFVLHSLRPAITLDFRDDATNPRRGLVLISSAELTRGISVSPTDVAGNAVPAFPINGLKLASSLSGYIPLGRRASLALSARAGTIVPMETGAQPIGSKLFYLGGSSSLRGFREDGVLPEDVREALHQRLRDCRSLISPTGCSGELKAVLAGQVPASQGGELFTLGKAELRLPALTSLDLGLFFEAGNLWLDRTRLDLERLRYAAGLGLRYMTPVGPLAFDVGFNLDPDEEVNEARTQFHFSIGTF